A genomic window from Plutella xylostella chromosome 23, ilPluXylo3.1, whole genome shotgun sequence includes:
- the LOC105395755 gene encoding glutamate receptor ionotropic, kainate 2-like, whose amino-acid sequence MSQRSGTALLLILVITGRVYETGAAFRNFETLKTTVTIGAIFPPNTVTEVAFASALARASMESEHHHYVMKVVYAQYGDSFSASKAACQLTAAGVIAIFGPTDPESATAVAAICRAAKIPHVQAVWQPPPIRGPERLSPPSINLYPEAVALSRAVALFIKDSDWNSYTLLYDDENGLIRLQEILKHADQEHRWYVRKLTPGEDNRPLLKSLKAMGETRVILDCPADRVKEYLRQANEVKFFEDYMSYVLMSLDAHSIDLGDLRYGLSNVTCLRIFDHDDARTRSFLADWKARGSDDVKIPKESHEITVEIALASDAARLITDAVESAPEEFKLETQEIECGSDGQWEIGEMFTNHILTNPIVGITDQIALDNTTGERINFNVEIMELSNSGFNRIAKWNADTGFDYVRSASDVSGLLAEKWQNKTFKVVSRLGAPYLVEKVPAEGEVLTGNDRYEGYSKDLIHEILKNTLNLNYELEIVPGNSYGTYNKDTKKWNGLVGYLLDRKADLAICDLTITYERRSVVDFTTPFMTLGISILYSKATPPEPELFSFLKPFSVDVWIYMAAAYLAVSLTLHVLARLAPNDWENPHPCDKSPEELENIWHIKNSCWLTVGSIMTQGSDILPKGYSTRWVAGMWWFFALIMCSSYTANLAAFLTNAAMDDSIKSAEDLMSQTKIKYGTLYGGSTYSFFKRSNVSTYQRMWTAMEASRPSVFVTSNDEGLERVLKSKRKYAYFMESTAIEYQLERHCDLMQVGGLLDSKGYGIALPFFASYRTAVDNAVLKLAESGMLVELKNRWWKVPEGEGTCASSEDAAEESSGELGVDNVGGVFVVLGVGCGMAAGMGALEFLWHVRDVAIEQKMSQMDAFWAELTFAISFWETEKPVAHSRPSSSASGSNNVSRASSVLRSAADLFNVFNK is encoded by the exons ATGTCTCAACGCTCGG GGACCGCGCTATTGTTGATTCTGGTTATAACTGGGAGAGTTTACGAAACTGGCGCTGCGTTTCGGAATTTCGAAACTTTGAAGACTACCGTTACCATTG GTGCGATATTTCCACCGAACACGGTGACTGAGGTGGCGTTCGCCTCGGCGCTAGCGCGAGCGTCAATGGAGAGCGAACACCACCACTACGTGATGAAAGTGGTTTATGCGCAGTACGGGGATAGTTTCTCCGCGTCTAAAGCTG CATGTCAGTTGACAGCGGCGGGGGTCATTGCAATATTCGGCCCCACGGACCCCGAGTCCGCCACCGCCGTCGCCGCGATCTGCCGCGCCGCCAAGATACCGCATGTTCAG GCAGTATGGCAACCGCCCCCAATCCGAGGCCCGGAGCGGCTGAGCCCGCCCAGCATCAACCTGTACCCGGAGGCGGTGGCGCTGTCCCGGGCAGTGGCTCTCTTCATCAAGGACAGCGACTGGAACTCTTACACGCTGCtttatgatgatgaaaatg GCCTAATAAGACTTCAAGAGATTCTAAAGCACGCGGACCAAGAGCACAGGTGGTACGTTCGGAAGCTGACTCCGGGCGAGGACAACCGGCCTCTGCTGAAGTCACTGAAGGCGATGGGGGAGACTCGGGTCATCCTGGATTGCCCCGCTGATAGGGTTAAAGAGTACTTACGGCAAGCCAATGAGGTTAAATTCTTTGAAGATTACATG AGCTACGTACTAATGTCTTTAGACGCACATTCGATAGATCTAGGGGATCTTCGGTACGGTTTGTCTAACGTGACGTGTTTGAGGATCTTCGACCATGACGATGCCAGGACGAGATCCTTCTTAGCAGATTGGAAGGCTAGAGGATCTGATGACGTCAAAATACCAAAAGAAAGTCATGAAATTAca GTAGAAATAGCATTGGCCAGTGATGCAGCAAGACTGATCACTGATGCAGTGGAGAGTGCTCCCGAGGAGTTCAAGTTGGAGACGCAAGAAATTGAATGTGGCTCTGACGGGCAATGGGAAATCGGAGAAATGTTCACCAACCACATATTGACA AACCCAATAGTTGGAATAACAGACCAAATAGCTTTAGATAACACGACAGGTGAACGCATAAACTTTAACGTCGAGATAATGGAACTGTCCAACAGTGGTTTCAACCGCATAGCCAAATGGAATGCCGACACAGGCTTTGACTACGTGCGATCAGCCAGCGATGTCTCCGGGCTACTAGCAGAGAAATGGCAAAATAAAACGTTCAAAGTCGTATCTCGACTCGGCGCTCCATACCTTGTAGAGAAAGTACCGGCAGAAGGCGAAGTGCTGACTGGCAATGATAGATACGAAGGCTATTCCAAAGATTTGATACACGAAATACTAAAGAATACGTTGAACTTGAATTACGAGCTTGAAATCGTCCCGGGAAATTCTTATGGAACTTATAACAAGGATACGAAAAAATGGAATGGATTGGTGGGATACCTACTGGATAGA AAAGCGGATTTAGCTATTTGTGATCTGACAATAACGTATGAGAGGCGATCTGTAGTAGACTTCACAACACCTTTTATGACTCTAGGGATCAGTATCCTGTACTCTAAAGCTACTCCGCCGGAACCTGAACTATTTTCTTTCCTGAAACCATTTTCAGTTGATGTATGGATTTACATGGCAGCCGCCTATTTAGCGGTGTCTTTAACTCTCCATGTTTTGGCaag ACTGGCGCCAAATGATTGGGAGAACCCGCACCCGTGTGACAAGTCCCCTGAAGAGCTGGAGAACATCTGGCACATCAAGAACTCATGCTGGCTCACCGTCGGATCCATCATGACGCAAGGATCGGACATCTTGCCCAA AGGATATTCAACCCGGTGGGTGGCTGGCATGTGGTGGTTCTTTGCCCTCATCATGTGTTCGTCTTACACCGCCAATCTGGCTGCTTTCCTCACAAATGCTGCCATGGATGATTCTATCAAGAGTGCTGAAGACTTGATGTCGcaaactaaaattaagtacGGTACCCTTTATGGAGGTTCTACTTATTCCTTCTTCAAA CGGTCAAACGTGTCAACATACCAAAGAATGTGGACTGCCATGGAAGCGTCTCGACCGTCAGTGTTTGTCACCAGCAACGATGAAGGCCTAGAGAGGGTGTTGAAGAGCAAGAGGAAATACGCATACTTCATGGAGTCTACTGCCATCGAGTATCAGTTGGAAAGACATTGCGATCTGATGCAAGTTGGGGGTCTACTGGATTCTAAGGGCTATGGGATTGCTTTGCCAttct TTGCATCGTACCGCACCGCAGTGGACAACGCGGTGTTGAAGCTGGCCGAGAGCGGCATGCTGGTGGAGCTCAAGAACCGCTGGTGGAAGGTGCCCGAGGGGGAAGGGACTTGCGCT TCAAGCGAAGACGCAGCCGAGGAGTCGTCCGGCGAGCTCGGCGTGGACAACGTGGGCGGCGTGTTCGTGGTGCTGGGCGTGGGCTGCGGCATGGCGGCCGGCATGGGCGCGCTCGAGTTCCTGTGGCACGTGCGCGACGTGGCCATCGAGCAGAAG ATGTCCCAAATGGACGCGTTCTGGGCCGAGCT